A genomic segment from Desertibacillus haloalkaliphilus encodes:
- a CDS encoding DUF6575 domain-containing protein yields the protein MKGENSYMNIDLLGNIYIMDEIIYYDKPLTFTCKNDIGNQYIASCIELEEEEQWLFLPLSEARLTQVLRGSITAYNAFKNPETGFLWKVFLQANNYSFGKAKRIQSSELYEDDLPDKDIVYDVYGEEVFSIKSDERNSIVQDSVKERREFLDLSLEMGESHVHEIEAAFLGKVLESTQNVVNIIGHKKGVNGKVPKHIKEENKLIYSGDFAASFGFRLKSNNLANILNESDLQDSLTIFMNLLESKSNTKKIMEIIKDLNPSVIHHYKNFLNLLKNENVSVKTYCAFPNENYRHINISIDDIKKSIKALDSEIKEYTKEDTFQERIVAIDTTNKTFKFISDDDETISGLIGENVNTDEYRLPKDARVKLNIKIKLNDFTGQENIDYELVELIYE from the coding sequence ATGAAGGGTGAAAACAGCTATATGAATATAGATTTGTTAGGTAATATCTATATTATGGATGAAATAATATATTATGATAAGCCATTAACATTCACTTGTAAAAATGATATTGGTAATCAATATATTGCAAGTTGTATTGAGTTAGAGGAGGAAGAACAATGGCTGTTTTTACCCCTCAGTGAAGCACGTCTCACACAAGTCTTAAGAGGTAGCATAACAGCATATAATGCTTTTAAAAATCCTGAAACAGGCTTCTTGTGGAAGGTATTTTTACAAGCTAATAACTATTCGTTTGGAAAGGCTAAAAGAATCCAATCAAGCGAATTATATGAGGATGATCTACCAGATAAAGATATTGTATATGATGTTTATGGTGAAGAAGTATTTTCTATAAAGAGTGATGAAAGAAATAGTATTGTACAAGACTCTGTTAAAGAAAGAAGAGAATTCTTGGATTTATCTTTAGAAATGGGTGAATCACACGTTCATGAGATAGAAGCAGCGTTTTTAGGAAAAGTATTAGAAAGCACCCAAAATGTTGTAAATATAATAGGACATAAAAAAGGTGTAAACGGCAAGGTACCTAAACACATAAAAGAAGAAAATAAACTAATATATAGTGGGGATTTTGCTGCTTCATTTGGTTTTAGGTTGAAATCGAATAACTTAGCTAACATTTTAAATGAATCAGATTTACAAGATAGTCTGACCATTTTTATGAACTTGTTAGAATCAAAATCAAATACGAAAAAGATAATGGAAATAATAAAGGATTTAAACCCTTCGGTTATCCATCATTATAAAAACTTTTTAAACTTATTAAAAAATGAAAATGTCTCCGTGAAAACATATTGTGCATTTCCAAATGAAAATTATAGACATATAAATATATCAATTGACGATATTAAAAAGAGTATAAAAGCATTAGATTCTGAAATAAAAGAGTATACTAAAGAAGATACTTTTCAGGAGAGAATTGTCGCAATAGACACAACAAATAAAACATTTAAGTTTATTTCTGATGATGATGAGACAATAAGTGGATTAATTGGTGAAAATGTTAATACTGATGAATATAGACTTCCAAAAGACGCAAGAGTTAAACTAAATATAAAAATTAAATTAAATGACTTTACAGGTCAAGAAAATATTGATTACGAGCTAGTGGAACTAATATATGAATAA